A region of the Ranitomeya imitator isolate aRanImi1 chromosome 5, aRanImi1.pri, whole genome shotgun sequence genome:
TAACAAAAATTATATATTTACCCATCCTCCTCTCCGCTTCAGCCAAGTGACCAAAGTCTTGCGTACAAATTCCCCTAGACAGTCCACAATGATCAGAACCAGCGCTGGCTGAGACTGTTTCACACAGTCAACTGCAAGTCCAGCTGCCACTGCATACAATGAGACCACTTTACCCCATGTGATTCCTGtagaagcaaaaaaataaataaaatggaaatatacataaaaaaaaacaaacaaaagtgccAGCAAAGAGACCATGTGTACAGTCTGATAATGCCCAGTGGGTGATGTAAGTAGGGGAATGACAGGAATCAGACGTAATCATTTCTATGGTTTCATAAAGctatctaaggctagtttcacactagcgtttggcatGGCTGCGGAggactgcggacttcctctgtgaagccccgcccactgccgcacctcttcattAAGCTCCACCAAtgtctgcatgtgtcctgcgtaacctatctttaacattgggtacgcaggcctggcgtcgttttcacgctgcgccgaccgcaacaaattgCAAAATGTTGCGTTGGGCGCAGGTCGGCGCAGCGTGAAAACGACGCTTgtagaggcatccgcatacatcggcacggcctgtgtacccaatgttaaagatagggtacgcaggacatgtGCAGACATAGGTGGAGCTTaatgaagaggcgcggcagtggatggggcttcacggaggaagtccgcagccctccgcagccatGCCAgccaaacactagtgtgaaactagcctaactagCCTTTTATACAAAAGAGTTTTTCACCATTTATCACATCATTGTTAATTTTAGATATTGGTAGTCAATGAAAAAGGCCATTTGTAAAATTAAACATCAATTTTTAATTAATGGGAGAGAAAAAATGACTTCTTGGTGCTACCATTTGACACACAGCACTTCGCGAACATGCTCCCCCCAGCCCCCCACTATCTACCCACTGTTGTTGAAGGTGTCAGTAGtttataaggaaaaaaaataaattattaacttTGGgtgaaatatgtattttttttataagatAATAGACGTCTTTTGACACGATAGAAATGTGTGTCCCGTATTACATTGTGCTGAAATCAACTGTGTTATATATAATTTTTACGCCATGCTCCTCAGTCATATGTGGCTGCTGGGACTGCATTGTAATTGTGCATACATCTAGCTATGATGTTGCCCGCCTTGTTGTGTATACATTGCGATCTGTGCCCTGAGTGTGCCTGTGTGTATGCCTGTTTGCCATGCATGCATGCAGTGAATGTGTGCACGCTGTATTTGTGTGGTATGTACAGTTGAATCTAGAAGTTCTCATACACTCTATAAAAAGTCACATACGCATGTTTATCTCAATATCtgtcatgaaatcagaataaacctttcctgttttagatcaattaggattaccacaattaatatttgccaaatgccagaataatgaaagagaatgttttaaggtatttttattacttactgcagagtcaaaagtttacataaagaTTACTATGCTTTTAaataattctggactgcccatatgatgatttcATGTGTTTGGAAGCATCTGATAGTTGTTTTTTTtggaacatctgagttaattagagccaCACctatggatgtattttaatgcacacctgaaaaacACTGCTGCTTTGCGtaacatcatgggaaagtctaaagaaatcagccaagatatcaggaagaaaattgtggatttgcacaagtctggctcatccttggataCAACTTCAAGAtaccgttcatctgtacaaacaattatacgcagctACAAACAAGATggtaatgtccagccatcatactgttctggaaggagacgggttctgtgtcccagagatgaacgtgctttggtctgacatgtgcatatcaatccaaggacagaagcaaaagaccttgtgaagatgatggtggaagctggtaagattgtgtcaatatccacagagaaaccagtactgtatcaacatgggctgaaaggccactctgccagaaaGAAGCCATTACTGCAAAAGAAACAAgactaatgtttgcaaatgcacacaggaacaaagaccttaattttttgagacatgtcctgtggtctgatgaatctaaaattgatctttttgggcattcgggaggaaaaagggagacgccTGGAACCCTAAGAACAccattccaacagtgaaacatgggggtggcagcatcatgttgtgaggttgttttgctgcaggagggactggagcacttcacaaaatagatggcatcatgagaaaagaagattatgtggaaatactgaagcaacatctcaagacatcagccaggaagttaaagcttgagcGGAAATGggacttccaaatggacaatgacctgaagcatactgcgaaaatggtaacaaagtggtttccggataacaaagtcaatgttttggagtggccatcacaaagccctgatctcaatgctattgaaaatttatgggcaaagttgaaaaggcaggtgtgagcaaggcgacctacaaacctggatcagttacaccagttttgtcaggaggaatgggcccaaattccaaccaactattgtgagaagcttgtgaaaGGATATCCCAGACGtttcacccaagtcattcagtttaagctgTAAGTaacaaaaatgccttaaaacattctctctctcattattctggcatttggcaaatattaataactatggtaatcctaattgacctaaaacgcgaAATGTTTATTCGGatgtcatgtcagatattgaggaaaacacactatataaaaagacacatatgcatatgTAAACTGGTTTAAACTGTATATGTCTGTATGCCATGCATATCTGTAAGTGTGTGCCTGTATGCTGTAAAtgttgcacccttttttttttgcatcagcCACTGTGAATGTATATAGTAAGTGTacatgcttgtgtgtgtttgtgttgtgaatatacagtactagatggtggcccgattctaacgcatcgggtattctagcatatgtactgtatgtatgtatatagcagccacatagtatatagcacaggccacgtagtatataggagctatgtagtatatagcaatataaCAAAGAGATGCCAGTGCACTACCAATGATACTAAAAAATGTTATAAGGGGTGCAATAAAAGTGGCATATAAGTACAACAAAGAACAGAGGAAAAAGCACTACTTCATATAATTGCACACCACTAATAAATAGTGAATAGAAaggaaaactttattgatacactaATAAAATCAATTAAAATGGTATCATACCATAGTCCCCACGCTGGCCCACCAAAATAACATAGATAGGCACAGACACATATATAGAGCAATGCACAGTAACAGTGAAATACATATTATAATGCAAAAGTATGCCACACGTATGTCATAATATGACGCAGCGGCGCAATCAATGCACAAAGTACCCCCGGGGTGCAGAAAGAATGGAAAACGCctgataaaaagaaaaaatatgtacACCTACACAATTGATCAATGTAGGACATGAAGGAGGTGTGCAGAACACCAGGGCCGGCTGCCAATATAAAATGGCAATATGAAATATGGGCAGTGTGAAGACGTCCCTGtgacggcgatacgcgttgggtcttcTCCCCACGCTGTGCCCTGCCGCTGGCGCCTAGTTTCCCCTGCTGGGCTTCCTTGCCTTCATGCCTGGGGGTTATCTATTTGGCTGGACCTAGGACCTGGCTGCATACCTTCTTATGTGGTAACTATAATACCATATTGGAGCCTGTGGATTGATATTTATCACCACACTGCCCATACTTCATATTGCCATTTTATATTGGCAGCCGGCCCTGGTGTTCTGCACACCTCCTTCATGTCCTACATTGATCAATTGTGTAGGTgtacatattttttctttttatcagGCGTTTTCCATTCTTTCTGCACCCCGGGGGTACTTTGTGCATTGATTGCGCCACTGCGTCATATTATGACATACGTGTGGCATACTTTTGCATTATAATATGTATTTCACTGTTACTGTGCATTGCTCTATATATGTGTCTGTGCCTATCTATGTTATTTTGGTGGGCCAGCGTGAGGACTATGGTATGATACCATTTTAATTGATTTTATtagtgtatcaataaagttttcctTTCTATTCACTATTTATTAGTGGTGTGCAATTATATGAAGTGGTGCTTTTTCCTCTGTTCtttgatgtagtatatagcagacacgcagtctataacacagccacgtagtatataacacagcccatgtaatatatagcacagcccgcgcagtatataacacaggccacgcaatatataacactgcccacgtagtatatagcagccatgcagtatataacacagcccacgtaatatatagcacagcccacgcagtatatacacagcccacatagtacttaacacagcccacgcagtatataacactggccacatagtatataacaaagcccacgtagtatatagcagtgtgggcaccatatccctgttaaaaaaataattaaaataaaaaatagttatatactcacccgccggtgtccagcaaagcagtCCCGATgtgcgcgctgctgccgccagcttccgttcccagcgatgcattgcgaaattacccagatgacttagcggtctcacgagaccgctaagtcttctgggtaatttcgcaatgcatctctgggaacggaagctggcggccactGCGCGTGCATTGGCggacgacagaaggtgagaatagcagattttttgttttttattatttttaacattagatctttttactattgatgctgcatagacagcatcaatagtaaagagttggtcacacaaggttaatagcagcgttaacggagtgcgttacaccgcggcataacgcggtccgttaacgctgccattaaccctgtgtcagcgctgactggaggggagtatggagcaggcgccggtcactgactggacggaagtagggagggactaattctcagccggactgtgcccgtcgctgattggtcgcgaccaatcagcgatgcgggatttcctttacagacagacagaaagacagacaggcagacagacggaagtaccccttagacaattagataTATAGATGTTGTGAATGTACCTGTATGTTGTCAGTGTGTACATGTTAATGCCTGCATTTAGTAAGGCTGCTATAAATATGTATAGAgagtgtgtatgtatgtaaaaTGTATTTGTGCATGCGTGACTCTATTTCCTTAAATTAGATttttcatttattaaaaaaaaaaggaatacacTCGTATGATGCCTCAGTATTCGCTTGAGCTGTGAATACCGCCCTGTATATTGTATACATTCCACTAATCTATTTAAATCCAATATGTTGTACTGTTGAACTCGCTTTTGGAACGTGGCACAATGCCCAGCAATACTTTGTAAATAAAATGAACATCTAACTATAACCCGTTTGGTAGATTGACTTTACAGACTTGCAGAATGTCAAAATCAAGGACTCAGTGCGCACGATGCTGTGTGTGCTTCAGATCGCATACCTAGATAGGGATTTAAGAGGCAATTACATTTTTATGGCTAGCACCAATTACATAAAATAACATAAAACTAATGACATGCACCACGGAGACTGTAGCCACAAGGTTCACATTAATACAGTGCTCTCCGCCAAGCTCAGGGTTGGAGTTTCTGTTGGAATTACCAAAAAACTGTATTCTAATAGGAAATCCGAAAGAGCCATTCACTTGAATGACGCCGACGGATTTAATGTGGACGCTGTCTGGCCTCCATCCTGGTAGTATTCTTCTTTTTCAGATAGGCACATAAAATGTGGCAAACCATGTTTATGCATGTCTGAAAAGGACAAATGCTGCTAGGACAGAAGCCAGTCAGTGTCCACTGTGACTCCACCCGGGCTCAGTCAGTTGTCCCCTTTAGAATACAGGTCAGAATAGTActgtattaaatggaatctgtcagcagatttttgctaagtaatttgaggacagcatgatgtagagactgaGACTCAGATTTCAGTGAtgcgtcacttattaggctgttgtttccatacaatcCATATTTTATCACCAGAATATTATCACTGCATGGACCACAGTGCACATGAGCCCTTGTCCGACCACAccctctgtgataagcagctcactgtgaatagacaatgtacacagaaagctgtgtgggcgtggttagctttctgagctattCTACATCTACATCTATGCTACACTGATTTTAATTAAAcatcaaaacacagcccagtaagtgttaaatcactggaataagggtctttgcctctacatcatgctgctctcattacatagcaaaagcctgctgacatatTTCCTTTAAAACAGGCACATGCTTTTTCTAAAGAACAGCTGTTCCACCTGTAAAACCCAATTTTAATGGGTGTGTGGTCCTGTGGGTAGTAACGATGTTCTGCAAAAGCATGAGAATGTTTAACAATCAATTTTAAAACCACAGCATGTCTCGGAAGCATTGCGGCAACGTCAGTCCTCCTCCAGCTAGCATTACCTTTGGAACTAACCAATAAAACATGAAGAATTATAACATAAAGTATGGAACATGCATAATGTTTCCGCTTATAAACTTCATTTTCTGAGATCAGAATATTCCTTGAAGTAGTAATGCGGAATACTCTGAGAATAACACATGTACAATTTCCAGCTCTACTACCTGCTGAGAAAATCTCTGCAGCAACTGCCAGGAAAGCATCGGACAAGACAGACTCGGAGGCGAGGGAGATGTTCAGCTGTCGGGCAATGTTCCGGTATACAGCTGGCCTCATATATTCAAGCTCATCCCCTGCAATAATCAATAATGGGAGATTGTTATTACTAAACTTTTGTCTCAAGACAATGTAGCAGGAAAGAAATACTTTTCTCCGATCTACCAGCTATTTCCTATCCTATACAGGTAGGTAATAACTTCCAATATTTTGAATAACCCTTTAAGTATgtgatggatgatgatgatgatgatgattttatttatatagcgccaatatattccgcagcgctttacaaattatagaggggatttgtacagacaatagacattacagcataaagccggtttcacacgtccagataattccggtaccggagaaatcggtaccggagttgtccgtgtgctcacgtggcacatcagtgtggcacacgtgcggcagccgtgtgccgactgaggaccacacggaccatgcaggagacagcgctacagttaagcgctgtctcctgcttttggtgctgaaaccggcattcattccttctccccagcggcgttcgctggagagaaggaatgaaaaatcaaggttttttttgtgttaaaaataaagtttgtgggtccctTCCCGCCTCCCATCCCATGTGCgtccgcccgcttgccgagaaatactcacccagctcctgcgatgtatgctctcagcgccggcagcaggtcctgtgtgagcagtcatgtggtaccgctcattacagtgatgaatatgcgcatattgtaAAAAAAtcaacttgatttttcattccttctctccagcgaatgctgctggggagaaggaatgattgccggcttcagcaccacacacaggggggggcagcgcttactgtagtgctgtctctcctgcgggcggtacgtgcacacggaggagagtgcacactgttctccgtgtgcatgtgtgcagaacgtattgcggtacgtgctgccggagaaaagcggacatgtctccgtgttttgcacacggacacacggtccgtgaacacacggagacatgtgcatagacccattcatttgaatgggtctacgtgtgtcagtgtctccggtatgtgagaaaactgtcagtacacgtaacagagacactgacgtgtgaaagaggcctagcaATGTGCTATTCAGTACTATGTGATATGCACAAGGGTGAAGGAGACTGGAATTTGTGGTCACTTGTTGTAGTCTGATTTTATTTCCATTTGTATCACGCAGAGTCACTATCCTACTTGTTCCTACATCTCAGATTCTTGGACTTTTCATAAAATAAATGAAGCATGTACATTGGGATTACGGTATCTGTAATTCCCTAAATTGTTATATTGAGTTACAGTTACACTTGGCGATTATAGAGCGCAAACATTGCTGGGAACGCTCGTTCCCTGAAAATCGAGCAGTGAAAACAGACTACCGAATCACACAAAGAACAAGCAAAACACTTCTTCATTGGGTCAAATTTGTCTTAAGCTTTTTTACAAATCATCATTCTCAGCAACACATCGTCCTATGGACACGGGGCTGTAGGATTAGGATTGCCCTATGGCCCTATAAGACTGATGTTTTGTACCCCAGTGTTTTAGAAGAGTGCACTggagtaagatgtgccaaatttataAAGAGGCGTGCATGTACACTTCTTAATGAATTTGATGTAACTTTCAGTTTCACCGCAATAAATGTTTACTCCAATCAGCGAATGGCGTGCATCACTATCacaatttatgccacttttgtgttgtaaattttgataaacttgtaaatgttgtccttgatgggatttgaacccaggactctagtgctgcaagactgcagtgctaaccactgagccaccgtgctgccccaggtATCACTTTAATCCATATAACAGCGGCAATGTGACAGTGTCTGTTGCTgagctaaatcctgctgacagattcactttaaataaaatgttcctgtgctgagataatcttgtaaatgtgccgctactgtgtaatggctgtgtctgactgtgcggGAACATGGTCTGAATgtacacagctcctgggcaggtgaGGGAGAAAAAAAAGTATATAGTCATTACAGCATGGAATCACAAGTTGTTCtttatttgaagtaaaacattgttttaaaaaaagcagtgaaatattttacctcagagAGAGAATCAGCTGtgctcctgtgctgtcctgtcagtatactcttttgcttcctcccctgcccaggagatgtgctatgatcagaccatgttcctgcagggtcagacatggccattacacagtacacagcaggggaacatttataagattatctcagcacaggaacattttatttaaacacatgaaattgtggaacttattattactccaagttctattgattaaaatcaacttttttttcatgggaaaacccctttaagtttatCACTTGGAAATTGCCCAATGATTGCTCATTGAAGCTTAATGACTTCCATCTGTTTGCCTTTATTCACTTGAGGAAAACATTACGTGATTTGATAAAACCAGAAATTTTACTGTAAGATATTTAAAACTCTCTTTTTCCCCAGTGTAATATGGACGTATTTCAGTGCCTGTACTACGGCTTCTTGTCCCGACCCAACTGTGGGTCTATTAACTGGAACTATGAGGCTGTCAATTAGCGTCTTTAGATGCATCAACGGGTCAGGATTTGTGGATGTTCTGCTCTTGTTTGAAATTGACGTTAGGGCTTGTTCAGACAAACGTATTATACggatgtgtgctgtccgtgtgtcccaTGGATAGCACATGGAGAGAATACGCACCCATTATAGCCAATGTGCCTGTGTACATGGCCAATATTCCATGTGGACCTATGGTCTGAGTGAGAAAAACCACAACTTTGGTCCATGTAAATGGTAGGTAGCTGCTGCACACGGAGCTAGTCACCTCTGCAATTTGTGGATGTGACTTGCCTGAGTTTTCATATGGCCGTCTGAACCCGGCCTTAGTCTGCGTGGGTAGAAAGCTATAAAGTCCGTATATTCATAACGGGGCTGAAATGTTCTCCACATCCACAATACAGTTGTATGTCTATTATGAGAGGCTTGAGGACATGGTTGATACCAAGAAACATTGTTAAGACTAAAGGTTGAATGtatgaacataaactttaataTCCTGTAGAAAATATGCACAAACATGAACTGAATCAACCTCAGACAGGTGTCTGGTTTATGTCCCATTGGATAAGCAAAACATAGTCACGTAGAGAGCCATAAGGAGAAAGAAGGCGCATAAGATGTGAGGTTGGGTGGAGATATGCTGCATTTTCCAAGACAGTCTGCTAATGTTCCTAGATGCCCGTCTTTTAGAATTAGTAGAATTTTTATGAGTGAAAAATTTAAGGAGAACAAAGATCAGGTTGCACAAGACATGGGCCATGTAGTTTTCACCTATTGTATATTCTGTCTGTATTAGGTCTGGATATTCTTTGTCAGTTCATAATAGAGCAGGGGtgttaaactgcattcctcgagggcctcaaaccatgcgtgttttcaagatttccttagcattgcacaaggtgctgcaatcattatgtgtgtaggtcattaaattatcacctgtgcagtacaaggaaatcctgaaaacatgacctgtttgcagccctcgaggaatgcagtttgacacccctgtaataGAGAGAATCAGACTATGTGCACATGGAGgaattttgtttttatatggattgATAGGGAATCGGTAAAAAAAATTATGGCATGTGTAATTGCATACAGAATTTTGAAGATGTAATACAGAGGTACAGGAACTCCTTTTGCCAATGTATAGGCTCATTGGCTACGGTTGTAAAAGTGTGCCTGTTTAGAAAAAAAACTATTGTTCTGGAATAGACTAAGACGATGGTAGAGATATATTAAAAATTGAGCAGAAATAAAAATTGCCTAAAGCAGCTAATCAGATGTCAGCTcagattttttcatatttttttttcctgactggctGCTGTGGGCAACTGCTACTACTTTTCCTAGGCAAGTTTTGGTGAGTCTCCCCTGATATCCAAGCCTTTGTCCATTAAACATAACAGTCATCCCAATATTAAAAAATACCTACCAAGTCTCAGGAAGGTTTCAGATACCTCCACCATACGCCCGCTTGCTGAAGAAGACATGCCATGTTCTGGTTTGCTCCATCCAAGGCCAGCACGCTGAAGTCGGGCCTGTATATAGTCTCTGCATAAAGCTTTTCCCTGTGCTACCAGCTCTTTATCTGTGGGGGACCTGTCGAAAACCTCTAAAACTTCTGCAGCAAACACAGATGAGcggcgtagcatctccatttttagaGAGCACGAAGGAAGACTTTATGTTCAGCCTCCATTCATATGTTGTCCATGGCTTTGGATCAAGTATCTTATCCAAATGAAACCTATAGAAACAAACAAAAGTGTCTCCATCAGTCTTAGAGATAGAACAGTATTGGGAAATCCACGATGGGGCTGAAATCCGACTGCCACTACAGTTTTCTGATTATTTAACACGTAACCTCTTGGGGGAGCAGATATTTCACCAGCAAAACCACACAGCCAAAATAATCAGCGGCGCGGTTTTGCCAGTAAAAAACTCTTCCCTTGCAAAATCAATTGATTGTTTAATGAACAATTTCAGACACTAATATGTCCACAAGGTAAAATAAAAATTGGTGGAAAATGCAAAAAACTATCCCAAAAATTATATTGAGAAAAGCCTTGTaactgttcagtcactgtggtcatCTGCTTTATGTCTCAACTCCTCGGGAAATGTTTGATGTGAGCCATCATGCCTCCTAATGTACGGAGATGACTGGAAACAGCTTACAAATATCTTAAAAATATCAGTATGTTTATCACCGTAACCAATGTGTTAAGTCCACCCAATACAGTATGTATGTAATTAGCATCTCTACTTTTTGTTTGCTGAGAACCAGGCCTCGCCACCACCATGACCAGATTTTACCTCCATTAGGAGCTCTTCTCTCTCAGTACTCGTGGCAGCAGCTAACAAGAGGAACGcgattctatcagatatttttggatTGTCCGTGTTCTGGGAAAGTTAAGTGTTTATGTCAGACTGTCGGCGCTACCTCAGTATTTTTCATCCTGGTCTATAGTTCACTTGACAACTTGCCCTACAAGATACATGAAATGCCTCAACAAGCTTTCATGGTCAGATTTAACTTCTGTCATTCTTACTGCCTACAGCAGTGGTGCACAATCACTTTTGGTCCGATGGCCACATTGTCATATTGAACCAACCCCGTGGGCGGCAATACAACATCATCAACATCACAAAATAAATATCTATTAGGTGCCGATTTCATTTTTAGGACTCTTCGCTATCAGTAGGATAGAGGACCTCTATTCTTCCATTCACAATCCATAAAGGAAGAGGCCATGGATTCACCTTTCTCCATCACAGTTTATGTAAGACAATGGCACAGTCGAGTGTTTCCCTTCTCCTATAAACTACAATTATTATGGCAGCACTCCTGCATGGTTACTTTTGTACTTTTATTCCTTACCACGATGATGACATGATCACAGATCTGCCCACACACAATGCAACATTAATAGTTAAGGgactgtccactactaggacaactccccCTAAATCGGAATATTTGGCGGCAATAAAGTAAAAACACAAAAATTCACCTCCCGAGTCGGCACTTACGTTCCCGGGACTGTCGCGCTGTTATGTCACTTGAGCTCTGAGCCCAATCAGCAATGGCGTAACTGTCCCCGCCTATGgatgtattgaacatcaacaggaagctaTGGCTATGGCtactctctgacttcctcttgatgttcaatttgtccgtaagcggagacagtgatgccagcactgattgggtgcagggctcatgTGTCATAACAACCGCACATGAGCCCTGAAAACGCAAATTCTGACATCACTGGAAGGGAGCCGGCATGGGAGATGAGTACTGGTGGGTGTTTTTTATCGTTGCCAAACATTTAGttagagaaggggttgtcctagcagtggtcaacccctttaacaatCCGTTTGGGGCAACCTAACACTCTCCTACTCTTTAACATGGTAGATACATATGTGCAGCCAAGCAACAGGAATGTCTATGATGGAATAGATGAGCTTTGTACAGAAAGGCATTGATAGATGCTCGTGGCCCCTGGGCCACAGGTTGTGCACTGGCCTATAGTCTTGAAAATGAAACTTTCTATGTTCCTTTAACAGATTAA
Encoded here:
- the BOK gene encoding bcl-2-related ovarian killer protein, translating into MEMLRRSSVFAAEVLEVFDRSPTDKELVAQGKALCRDYIQARLQRAGLGWSKPEHGMSSSASGRMVEVSETFLRLGDELEYMRPAVYRNIARQLNISLASESVLSDAFLAVAAEIFSAGITWGKVVSLYAVAAGLAVDCVKQSQPALVLIIVDCLGEFVRKTLVTWLKRRGGWTDVTKCVVTTEPGLRSHWLVSSAYNLGHFLKAVIFFLLRER